A window of bacterium genomic DNA:
CGCGTACGTTGGAGCGCAGGACGCGCCCAACAACAACGCGATCGTCGTACTGGACGTCGCCGGGCGCCGCGTGGTCGCGACCCTGGCGCTCGACAAGACGCCGCGCGGGCTGACCGTGAGCCCCGACGGCAAGTCCATGTATTTCAGCCTCGCCGGCAGCGACGCGATTCAGGTGCTCGACACCGCGACCAACAGGATCGCGACGCAGATCACGGTCGGCGCCGTGCCGCACCAGATCGCGTTCACGCCGGACCGCAAGTACGCGCTGGTCATCGTGCAGGGCATCAACCAGCTGGCGATCATCGACGTCGCGTCGCGCCAGGTCATCAAGGACGTGGCGGTCGGGAAGTTCCCCCACTGGGTGGGGCTCACGTCGGACGGCGCGCTAGCCTACGTCACGAACGAGGGCGCCAACACCGTATCGGTCGTGGACATGGCCAAACAGCAGGTGGTGGCGACGATCCCGGTCGGCAACGCACCCCGCAAGATCACGCTCCAGCGCGGCAGCGGCGCGATGAGCGGATACACATCCTCCGCAGCCGCGGTGGCCCCGATCGCGGCGCAGGCACCCCAGGCGACCGGAGCGGGGGCCCAGATCCACATCAAGAACTTCGCCTACGGCCCGGTGACGGTGACCGTCGGGACCGGCCAGCAGGTGACCTGGGTCAACGACGACGCAGTGCCGCACACCGCGACGGCGGCAGGCAAGCAGTGGGACTCGGGCCAGCTCGCGCCAGGGAGCAGCTTCACGGTGACGATGACGAAGCCGGGGACCTACG
This region includes:
- a CDS encoding cupredoxin domain-containing protein, encoding MTDRFVRVRSALRRAATRGARVLAAALLMATGLMWGTAFGPRPTAAATTAPKAYIGLYGDNAIGVLDTATGHMLKTIKVPAGPEAVVLTPDGRTVYVSSEDATDLSVIDTDTDQVAKTLPLGESPQGMALSRDARTLLVAVFGTNKVDVVDTSTLRVTAQFTVAKPHGVALSPDGRTAYVGAQDAPNNNAIVVLDVAGRRVVATLALDKTPRGLTVSPDGKSMYFSLAGSDAIQVLDTATNRIATQITVGAVPHQIAFTPDRKYALVIVQGINQLAIIDVASRQVIKDVAVGKFPHWVGLTSDGALAYVTNEGANTVSVVDMAKQQVVATIPVGNAPRKITLQRGSGAMSGYTSSAAAVAPIAAQAPQATGAGAQIHIKNFAYGPVTVTVGTGQQVTWVNDDAVPHTATAAGKQWDSGQLAPGSSFTVTMTKPGTYVYNCEVHPFMQAKVVVTP